One genomic window of Pseudomonas sp. LFM046 includes the following:
- the glcE gene encoding glycolate oxidase subunit GlcE: MMRHALDASNHLLEQVRAALAEGNALRIRGGDSKARIGRQVTGLELDTREHRGIVSYDPTELVVTVRAGTPLAELERVLDEKSQWLACEPPHLGAGATVGGMVAAGLSGPRRPWAGSVRDFVLGTRVITGLGKHLRFGGEVMKNVAGYDLSRLMAGSFGCLGVLTEVSLKVLPKPRAVANLRLTVDLPEALRKLAEWGQQPLPISAACHDGEALHLRLEGGEGSVAAARERLGCETVEPGFWEALKEQRLPFFDDPRPLWRLSLPNACPVLDLPGTQLVDWGGAQRWLKSDASAEDIRSIAQKAGGHAICFDGGESPFHPLPEPLLRYHRQLKAQLDPQGIFNPGRMYAEV; the protein is encoded by the coding sequence CTGATGCGCCACGCACTTGACGCCAGCAACCACCTTCTCGAGCAGGTCCGCGCGGCGCTTGCCGAAGGCAACGCCCTGCGCATCCGCGGTGGTGACAGCAAGGCCCGCATCGGCAGGCAGGTGACGGGCCTGGAACTGGATACCCGCGAGCACCGAGGAATCGTCAGCTATGACCCCACCGAGCTGGTGGTCACCGTGCGCGCCGGTACGCCTCTGGCAGAACTGGAGCGGGTTCTGGACGAGAAAAGCCAGTGGCTGGCCTGTGAGCCGCCACACCTGGGCGCTGGCGCCACGGTGGGTGGCATGGTCGCTGCGGGCTTGTCCGGTCCACGTCGGCCCTGGGCGGGATCGGTGCGCGACTTCGTCCTCGGCACCCGTGTCATCACCGGCCTGGGTAAGCACCTGCGCTTCGGCGGCGAGGTGATGAAGAACGTCGCCGGCTACGACCTTTCTCGGCTGATGGCCGGCAGCTTCGGCTGCCTGGGCGTCCTGACCGAGGTCTCTCTCAAGGTGCTGCCCAAGCCCCGTGCCGTGGCCAATCTGCGCCTGACGGTGGATCTGCCTGAAGCCCTGCGCAAGCTGGCCGAGTGGGGCCAGCAACCGCTGCCCATCAGCGCCGCCTGCCATGACGGCGAGGCCCTGCACCTGCGCCTGGAGGGCGGTGAAGGTTCGGTGGCCGCAGCCCGCGAACGCCTGGGGTGCGAAACCGTCGAGCCTGGCTTCTGGGAGGCGCTCAAGGAGCAGCGCTTGCCGTTCTTCGATGACCCGCGTCCGCTCTGGCGGCTGTCGCTGCCCAACGCCTGTCCGGTCCTGGATCTGCCCGGTACTCAGCTGGTGGATTGGGGCGGGGCGCAGCGTTGGTTGAAATCCGATGCTTCGGCCGAGGACATCCGCTCCATCGCCCAGAAGGCCGGAGGGCACGCGATCTGTTTCGACGGTGGTGAAAGTCCCTTCCATCCGTTGCCGGAGCCGCTGCTGCGCTACCACCGCCAGCTCAAGGCACAACTGGACCCGCAGGGGATATTCAACCCCGGGCGTATGTACGCGGAGGTTTGA